A genomic segment from Pistricoccus aurantiacus encodes:
- the rpsE gene encoding 30S ribosomal protein S5 translates to MAKNEQQGGDLQEKLVQVNRVAKVVKGGRIFGFTALTVVGDGNGRVGFGRGKAREVPVAIQKAMDQARRNMIKVNLSGSTLQYPIKARHGASKVFMQPASEGTGVIAGGAMRSVLELAGVHDVLAKCYGSTNPVNVVRATINGLASMQSPDDIAAKRGLSVEAITG, encoded by the coding sequence ATGGCGAAGAATGAACAGCAAGGCGGCGATCTGCAGGAAAAGCTCGTGCAGGTCAACCGCGTCGCCAAGGTGGTCAAGGGTGGCCGAATCTTCGGTTTCACCGCCTTGACCGTCGTGGGCGACGGCAATGGTCGCGTCGGCTTTGGCCGCGGCAAGGCACGTGAAGTGCCGGTCGCGATCCAGAAAGCCATGGATCAGGCGCGACGTAACATGATCAAGGTCAATCTCAGCGGTAGCACGCTCCAGTATCCGATCAAGGCTCGTCACGGCGCCTCCAAGGTATTCATGCAGCCGGCTTCGGAAGGTACCGGGGTCATCGCCGGTGGTGCCATGCGTTCCGTGCTCGAACTGGCTGGCGTCCATGACGTCCTGGCCAAGTGCTACGGTTCCACCAACCCGGTGAATGTCGTGCGTGCGACCATCAACGGTCTGGCCTCCATGCAGTCTCCGGACGACATTGCCGCCAAGCGCGGCCTGTCAGTCGAAGCGATCACGGGGTAA
- the rplR gene encoding 50S ribosomal protein L18, which translates to MNAKKESRLRRARRARAKIRELGVYRLCVNRTPRHIYAQIISPDGGKVLASASTLDKSLREGSTGNADAAAKVGAMIAERAQEAGITQVAFDRAGFKFHGRVKALADAAREGGLKF; encoded by the coding sequence ATGAACGCGAAGAAAGAATCTCGTCTCCGTCGTGCCCGCCGCGCTCGCGCCAAGATTCGCGAGCTGGGCGTGTATCGCCTGTGCGTCAACCGTACGCCGCGACACATCTATGCGCAGATCATCTCGCCGGATGGTGGCAAGGTGCTGGCCAGCGCATCGACGCTGGACAAGTCCCTGCGCGAGGGCAGTACCGGTAACGCGGACGCCGCCGCCAAGGTGGGCGCCATGATTGCCGAACGCGCCCAGGAAGCAGGCATCACTCAGGTTGCCTTCGATCGCGCGGGTTTCAAGTTCCACGGTCGAGTCAAGGCCCTGGCGGACGCCGCACGTGAAGGCGGCCTGAAATTCTAA
- the rplF gene encoding 50S ribosomal protein L6, translating to MSRIAKYPVTLPSGVEVNLDGDRLTAKGGQGSLAMTVHPDVTIGQEDGRLTFAPSESAKSWAMAGTTRALVQNLVTGVSEGFTKSLEINGVGYRAQASGKTLNLTLGFSHPVAYELPEGVTAETPKNTQIILKGMDKQQIGHVAAEIRAFRPPEPYKGKGIRYSDEQVRRKEAKKK from the coding sequence ATGTCTCGTATAGCCAAATATCCGGTTACCTTGCCAAGCGGCGTCGAGGTCAATCTCGACGGCGACAGGCTGACCGCCAAGGGCGGCCAGGGCAGCCTCGCCATGACCGTGCATCCGGACGTGACGATCGGCCAGGAAGATGGCCGGCTGACCTTCGCCCCCAGCGAGTCTGCCAAGAGCTGGGCAATGGCCGGCACCACCCGTGCCCTGGTTCAGAACCTGGTCACCGGAGTGAGCGAGGGCTTTACCAAGTCCCTCGAGATCAATGGCGTCGGCTACCGTGCCCAGGCAAGTGGCAAGACGCTCAACCTGACATTGGGCTTCTCCCACCCGGTCGCTTATGAGCTGCCAGAAGGTGTCACGGCGGAAACGCCAAAGAACACCCAGATCATTCTCAAGGGAATGGACAAGCAGCAGATCGGTCACGTGGCGGCGGAGATTCGTGCTTTCCGGCCACCCGAGCCTTACAAGGGCAAGGGTATCCGTTATAGCGACGAGCAGGTCCGTCGTAAAGAAGCCAAGAAGAAGTAA
- the rpsH gene encoding 30S ribosomal protein S8: MSMQDTLADMFTRIRNAQMATKETVTMPSSKLKVQVARVLKEEGYIGDFSVTEGAKPELTVTLKYFEGKAVIEHIQRVSKPSLRSYKGKDALPKVADGLGIAIVTTSRGVMTDRAARHAGVGGEVICTVF; this comes from the coding sequence ATGAGCATGCAAGACACGTTGGCGGATATGTTCACTCGTATCCGCAATGCGCAGATGGCCACCAAGGAGACGGTTACCATGCCGTCCTCCAAGCTCAAGGTACAGGTGGCCCGCGTACTGAAAGAAGAAGGCTATATCGGCGATTTCAGCGTCACTGAAGGCGCCAAGCCTGAACTGACCGTGACCCTCAAGTACTTCGAGGGCAAGGCAGTCATCGAGCACATCCAGCGGGTTTCCAAGCCGTCCTTGCGCTCCTACAAGGGCAAGGATGCGCTTCCGAAAGTCGCCGATGGCCTGGGTATTGCGATCGTGACCACCTCCCGGGGCGTGATGACCGATCGTGCGGCCCGTCATGCCGGTGTCGGTGGCGAAGTCATCTGCACCGTATTCTAG